One region of Triticum aestivum cultivar Chinese Spring chromosome 6B, IWGSC CS RefSeq v2.1, whole genome shotgun sequence genomic DNA includes:
- the LOC123139859 gene encoding receptor-like serine/threonine-protein kinase SD1-8, with product MDPFPIHKIICLVCWSFWLFPFCASSGSRLLPDKPLSAGSTITSDDGTFALGFFSPSSSGRKHYYVGIWYKNIPKDNVVWVANRAMPIADPSSVTLAFTNGSNLALSDTNGQLLWMTDISAAGNSSSEATGGEATLDNNGNFILRSSQGIILWQSFDYPTDTLLPGMNLRITHKTHGLQRLVSWRNTQDPSPGNFSYGAHPDEFLRRFSWNGSTPYWRSPAWNNYLLVGRYVESVKSTIHFTLNTIDDEVYISFGLPEPSVSLVLLKMDYSGKMKLRTWNSNMSKWADLRSEPKQECNKFGYCGPFGYCDNTQPIVTCKCIDGFEPNNKQDWTGHRFSQGCHRMEALRCGQRDSFLNLPSMKVPHESLHVKNISLDECIAECTSNCSCTAYAFANTSTKDINGDETRCLLWNGDLIDTEKLIGQGQNLYIRVNGLSDKKRKSTVLKITLPVVSSLLIIIWVCLVWICCLGGKQRNKKIWKKLMSGTSSTSVELCDGNLKYPSIRFKEIVLATNNFSNSNKLGHGGFGNVYKGTLEDGTEIAVKRLRKGSGQGVLEFRNEVLLIAKLQHKNLVRLLSFCIHGDEKLLIYEYLPNKSLDAMLFDATRKSMLNWPIRFEIIKGVARGLLYLHQDSRLKIIHRDLKASNILLDAEISPKISDFGIARIFGVDQQQENTNRVVGT from the exons ATGGACCCCTTTCCCATACACAAAATCATCTGCCTTGTTTGTTGGTCATTTTGGTTATTCCCATTCTGTGCATCATCCGGCAGCCGCCTTCTTCCCGACAAGCCGCTTTCTGCTGGAAGCACCATCACCTCCGACGACGGCACTTTCGCCCTGGGATTCTTCTCCCCGTCCAGCTCCGGCAGAAAACATTACTACGTCGGAATATGGTACAAGAACATACCCAAAGACAATGTTGTGTGGGTTGCCAATCGTGCTATGCCGATTGCTGATCCTTCTTCTGTAACACTGGCCTTCACAAACGGATCCAATCTGGCCCTGTCAGACACCAATGGCCAGCTTCTCTGGATGACAGATATCAGCGCCGCAGGGAATTCATCGTCAGAGGCAACTGGTGGAGAAGCCACACTTGATAACAATGGGAATTTTATCCTTCGGTCATCACAGGGCATCATCTTATGGCAAAGCTTCGATTATCCGACCGACACTCTCCTTCCAGGTATGAACCTCAGGATCACCCACAAGACGCATGGACTACAACGGCTCGTCTCTTGGAGAAACACCCAGGACCCATCCCCGGGCAACTTCTCATATGGTGCACACCCTGATGAGTTTCTGCGGCGTTTTTCATGGAATGGTTCGACACCATACTGGCGAAGTCCAGCGTGGAATAACTATTTGTTAGTAGGGCGGTACGTCGAGAGTGTCAAGTCCACAATTCACTTCACACTGAATACTATTGATGATGAGGTGTACATTTCCTTTGGACTACCAGAACCAAGTGTCTCCTTAGTGCTACTGAAGATGGACTACTCAGGAAAGATGAAGTTACGAACCTGGAATAGCAACATGTCCAAATGGGCTGACCTGCGATCAGAACCTAAACAGGAATGCAACAAATTTGGTTACTGTGGTCCATTTGGTTACTGCGACAACACGCAGCCTATTGTGACATGCAAGTGTATTGATGGCTTTGAGCCAAACAACAAGCAAGACTGGACGGGGCACAGGTTTTCGCAGGGATGCCACCGGATGGAAGCACTAAGATGTGGTCAACGGGATAGCTTCTTAAATTTGCCAAGCATGAAGGTTCCCCACGAGTCCTTGCATGTCAAGAATATAAGCTTAGATGAATGCATAGCAGAATGCACCAGCAACTGCTCCTGCACGGCGTATGCTTTCGCCAATACGAGCACCAAGGATATCAATGGGGATGAAACTAGGTGCCTATTATGGAACGGAGATTTGATTGACACAGAGAAGCTCATTGGACAAGGGCAAAACCTCTATATCCGGGTTAATGGATTGAGTG ATAAAAAGCGGAAGAGCACTGTTTTAAAAATTACACTGCCAGTCGTGTCAAGCTTGCTCATAATCATATGGGTGTGCCTTGTTTGGATCTGCTGCTTGGGAG GCAAACAAAGAAACAAGAAAATTTGGAAGAAGCTGATGTCAGGAACTTCGAGCACTTCAGTTGAACTTTGCGACGGAAACTTAAAGTATCCTTCTATTAGGTTCAAAGAAATTGTACTTGCAACAAACAATTTCTCTAACTCCAACAAGCTTGGACATGGAGGTTTTGGCAATGTTTACAAG GGAACGTTAGAAGATGGTACAGAAATTGCTGTGAAAAGGCTTAGGAAGGGTTCTGGCCAGGGAGTACTGGAGTTCAGAAATGAAGTACTACTCATTGCGAAGTTGCAGCATAAAAACTTGGTTAGACTTCTCAGCTTCTGCATCCATGGAGATGAGAAACTATTAATATATGAATACTTACCTAACAAAAGTCTGGATGCCATGCTTTTCG ATGCCACAAGAAAATCAATGCTTAATTGGCCAATAAGATTCGAGATAATCAAAGGGGTAGCTAGAGGACTTCTTTATCTTCATCAGGATTCAAGGTTGAAGATAATTCACAGGGATCTCAAAGCAAGCAACATATTATTAGATGCCGAAATAAGCCCTAAGATATCTGATTTTGGTATAGCAAGGATATTTGGTGTCGATCAGCAGCAAGAAAATACCAACCGCGTTGTTGGCACATAG
- the LOC123135054 gene encoding prostatic spermine-binding protein (The sequence of the model RefSeq protein was modified relative to this genomic sequence to represent the inferred CDS: added 38 bases not found in genome assembly), which translates to MGRATACLAALLLALLLAVTFLLAPAATESLAAVQTDQTTTESGSTLSAHCCKDEEEAVAKPAQLVVGDLADLASAEEQGHKPSSHRSNKKKIHHHHHDDDDDDDDDDDGGGGDDDHDGNDDDDDDDGGGGGGRRDDDDDDNDDDDDDDGGDDDNDDGGDDDDDNGRSHSGHDCDSGSDCDGDDDNSKGRKKKPSTPEKKEVPGGNR; encoded by the coding sequence CGCCTTGCTGCTCGCCGTCACCTTTCTGCTTGCCCCCGCCGCCACGGAGTCGCTCGCGGCCGTGCAGACGGACCAGACGACCACTGAGAGCGGGTCCACCCTGTCGGCGCACTGCTGCAAAGACGAGGAGGAAGCGGTGGCCAAGCCTGCCCAGCTTGTTGTTGGTGATCTAGCGGACTTGGCATCAGCGGAGGAGCAAGGCCATAAGCCTAGCTCTCACCGGAGTAACAAAAAGaagatccaccaccaccaccacgatgacgacgatgatgacgacgatgatgatgatggtggtggtggtgatgatgatcatgatggcaacgacgatgacgacgacgacgatggtggtggtggtggtggtcgtcgtgatgatgatgatgatgacaacgacgacgacgacgatgatgatggtggcgacgatgataatgatgatggtggcgacgacgatgacgacaaTGGCCGATCCCACTCGGGCCACGACTGTGACTCAGGCTCTGACTGTGATGGTGATGACGACAACTCAAAGGGCAGGAAGAAGAAGCCCTCAACTCCAGAAAAGAAGGAAGTCCCGGGAGGAAACCGGTAA
- the LOC123139858 gene encoding receptor-like serine/threonine-protein kinase SD1-8: protein MDPLPIYTIICLVCWSFCLLPFYASSSSRLLPDKPLSAGSTITSDDGTFALGFFSLSSSSTKYYYVGIWYRNIPEDNIVWVANRAMPITDPSSATLAFTSGSDLALSDTSGQLLWTTNISAARNSSSEATGGEATLDNNGNFILRSSNGTILWQSFDYPTDTLLPGMNLRITHKTHALQQLISWRNPQDPSPGNFSYGADPDEFRQRITWNGSAPYRRSLVWNNNLVVGKYVESIKSTIYYTLQIIGDEIYASFGLPVPSVSLVLMKIDYSGRIKTRIWNSNSSKWTDQYSGPNQECNKFGYCGPFGYCDNTQPIVTCKCLDGFEPNNKQDWTTRRFSQGCHRMEALRCGQGDGFLNMSTMKIPDQFLYVKNKSLDECIAECTSNCSCTAYAYTTMRTNAIDEDDTRCLLWIGDLIDTEKFIGQGENLYIRVSGLSDKKRKSNVLKITLPVVSSLLIIICVCLVRICSFGGKQRNKKIWKKLMSGTSSTSIELRDGNLKYPFINFKEIVLATNNFSNSNMLGHGGFGNVYKYASVQATLEDGTELAVKRLSKGSGQGELEFRNEVILIAKLQHKNLVRLLGFCIHGDEKLLIYEYLPNKSLDAMLFDATRKSMLDWPIRFEITKGVARGLLYLHQDSRLKIIHRDLKASNILLDGEMSPKISDFGMARIFGGNQQQENTDRVVGT from the exons ATGGATCCCCTTCCCATATACACAATCATCTGCCTTGTTTGTTGGTCATTTTGTTTATTGCCATTTTATGCATCATCCAGCAGCCGCCTTCTTCCCGACAAGCCGCTTTCCGCTGGTAGCACCATCACCTCCGACGATGGCACTTTTGCCCTTGGATTCTTCTCCCTGTCCAGCTCCAGCACAAAATATTACTACGTCGGCATATGGTACAGGAATATACCCGAAGACAACATTGTGTGGGTTGCCAACCGTGCTATGCCGATAACTGATCCTTCTTCTGCAACGCTCGCCTTCACAAGCGGATCCGATCTCGCCTTGTCAGACACCAGTGGCCAGCTTCTCTGGACGACAAACATCAGCGCTGCAAGGAATTCATCGTCAGAGGCAACTGGTGGAGAAGCCACGCTTGATAACAATGGGAATTTTATTCTTCGGTCATCAAATGGCACCATCTTATGGCAAAGCTTCGATTACCCGACCGACACTCTCCTTCCAGGTATGAACCTCAGGATCACCCACAAGACGCATGCACTACAACAGCTCATCTCTTGGAGAAACCCCCAAGACCCATCCCCGGGCAACTTCTCATATGGTGCAGACCCTGATGAGTTTCGGCAGCGTATTACATGGAACGGATCAGCACCCTACCGGCGAAGTCTGGTATGGAATAACAATTTGGTAGTAGGGAAGTATGTTGAGAGTATCAAGTCCACAATTTACTATACACTGCAAATTATTGGTGATGAGATCTACGCTTCCTTTGGACTACCAGTACCTAGTGTCTCACTAGTGCTAATGAAGATTGACTACTCAGGCAGGATAAAGACACGAATCTGGAATAGCAACAGCTCCAAATGGACTGACCAGTATTCAGGACCTAACCAGGAATGCAACAAATTTGGTTACTGTGGTCCATTTGGTTACTGTGACAACACACAGCCTATTGTGACATGCAAGTGTCTTGATGGCTTTGAGCCAAACAACAAACAAGACTGGACGACCCGCAGGTTTTCACAGGGATGCCACCGGATGGAAGCACTAAGATGTGGTCAAGGGGATGGCTTCTTAAATATGTCAACCATGAAGATTCCCGACCAGTTCTTGTATGTCAAGAATAAAAGCTTAGATGAATGCATAGCAGAATGCACAAGCAACTGCTCATGTACGGCGTATGCTTACACCACTATGAGAACTAATGCTATCGATGAGGATGATACTAGGTGCCTATTATGGATAGGAGATTTGATTGACACGGAGAAGTTCATTGGACAAGGGGAAAACCTCTATATCCGAGTTAGTGGATTGAGTG ACAAAAAGCGGAAGAGCAATGTTTTAAAAATTACACTGCCAGTCGTTTCAAGTTTGCTCATAATCATATGCGTGTGCCTTGTTCGGATCTGCAGCTTTGGAG GCAAACAAAGAAACAAGAAAATTTGGAAGAAGCTGATGTCGGGAACTTCAAGCACTTCTATTGAACTTCGTGATGGAAACTTAAAGTATCCTTTTATTAACTTCAAAGAAATTGTACTTGCAACAAACAATTTTTCTAACTCCAACATGCTTGGACATGGAGGTTTTGGCAATGTTTACAAG TATGCAAGTGTCCAGGCGACATTAGAAGATGGTACAGAACTTGCTGTGAAAAGGCTTAGTAAGGGTTCTGGACAGGGGGAACTGGAGTTCAGAAATGAAGTAATACTCATTGCGAAGTTGCAGCACAAAAACTTGGTTAGACTTCTCGGTTTCTGCATCCACGGAGATGAGAAACTATTGATATATGAATACTTACCTAACAAAAGTCTGGACGCCATGCTTTTTG ATGCCACAAGAAAATCAATGCTTGATTGGCCAATAAGATTCGAGATAACCAAAGGGGTAGCTAGAGGACTTCTTTATCTTCATCAAGATTCAAGATTGAAGATAATTCACAGGGATCTCAAAGCAAGCAACATATTACTAGATGGCGAAATGAGCCCTAAGATATCTGATTTTGGTATGGCAAGGATATTTGGCGGCAATCAGCAGCAAGAAAATACCGACCGCGTTGTTGGCACATAG